One part of the Arabidopsis thaliana chromosome 1 sequence genome encodes these proteins:
- a CDS encoding Endosomal targeting BRO1-like domain-containing protein (Endosomal targeting BRO1-like domain-containing protein; CONTAINS InterPro DOMAIN/s: BRO1 (InterPro:IPR004328); Has 30201 Blast hits to 17322 proteins in 780 species: Archae - 12; Bacteria - 1396; Metazoa - 17338; Fungi - 3422; Plants - 5037; Viruses - 0; Other Eukaryotes - 2996 (source: NCBI BLink).) gives MTMMQYLIPEPKTKEILYEKTLQAAGPITLGEVKELTSKRKIIEESVNKTSKVIDSTTREMTRGLTSACEQDLHKLGEYLPLLFNLVHYTDKIKRVSNLKIRWSSGLISQTLIQRTCPKFFQVDNIMFEFGMVLFIYAVKLRERAMELVSTDSKKAVAVYREASGVFHHLSHEILPLLQTCLPPGKLPELTPPLCSALSLLCLAEGQAVTTEKAEESGKSASLLSKLHFGIFQFLSEAYALLSSRLTGEYKDLSTRFLEYVTTMGALHELKSQKYLAELLESEDRVGDAVGVLRRALAAAKKSTPSKDDKWIAIFKKEREDVAKNMAKYEKLNDSMMLQKIPIDREIPFPKGEKIVNLIPYTPTRVVRELRFKS, from the exons ATGACGATGATGCAGTACCTAATTCcagaaccaaaaacaaaagag ATTTTGTACGAGAAAACGTTACAAGCTGCTGGTCCAATTACTCTAGGAGAAGTTAAAGAGTTAACTTCTAAGCGTAAAATTATCGAAGAATCTGTAAACAAAACCAGCAAAGTCATTGATTCAACTACAAGAGAGATGACCAGAGGACTAACTTCTGCTTGTGAGCAG gATCTTCATAAACTTGGAGAATACCTTCCATTACTCTTTAACTTGGTGCATTACACTGATAAGATTAAACGGGTTTCGAATCTTAAGATAAGATGGAGTAGTGGTTTGATCTCTCAGACCTTGATTCAGCGTACATGTCCGAAATTCTTCCAAGTCGATAACATAATGTTCGAGTTTGGAATGGTTCTTTTCATTTACGCGGTTAAGCTCCGCGAGAGAGCAATGGAACTAGTATCCACAG ATTCTAAGAAAGCGGTAGCAGTTTACCGAGAAGCATCTGGAGTTTTCCATCATCTGTCTCATGAGATTCTTCCTTTATTACAAACTTGTCTGCCTCCAGGGAAGCTTCCGGAACTAACTCCTCCGCTTTGCTCTGCTTTGAGTCTCCTCTGTTTAGCTGAAGGTCAG GCTGTAACTACAGAGAAGGCTGAAGAAAGCGGCAAAAGTGCAAGCCTTTTGTCGAAACTGCACTTTggaatttttcaatttctttctgaAGCCTATGCTCTTTTGTCATCTAGACTAACAGGAGAATATAAAGACCTATCGACCCGCTTTCTC GAGTATGTAACAACAATGGGAGCTTTACACGAACTAAAGAGCCAAAAATACTTAGCGGAATTGCTAGAATCCGAAGATCGAGTAGGCGATGCGGTAGGGGTTCTCCGGCGTGCCTTAGCAGCGGCGAAGAAGAGTACGCCGTCCAAAGATGACAAGTGGATAGCAATATtcaagaaggagagagaggaTGTAGCTAAAAACATGGCTAAGTATGAGAAGCTAAACGATTCTATGATGTTACAGAAGATTCCAATTGATAGAGAGATACCTTTTCCAAAAGGTGAGAAGATTGTTAATCTCATTCCTTATACTCCCACAAGAGTGGTACGAGAACTTCGATTTAAGTCTTAG
- the PP2AA3 gene encoding protein phosphatase 2A subunit A3 (protein phosphatase 2A subunit A3 (PP2AA3); FUNCTIONS IN: binding, protein phosphatase type 2A regulator activity; INVOLVED IN: regulation of phosphorylation; LOCATED IN: protein phosphatase type 2A complex; EXPRESSED IN: 24 plant structures; EXPRESSED DURING: 15 growth stages; CONTAINS InterPro DOMAIN/s: HEAT (InterPro:IPR000357), Armadillo-like helical (InterPro:IPR011989), HEAT, type 2 (InterPro:IPR021133), Armadillo-type fold (InterPro:IPR016024); BEST Arabidopsis thaliana protein match is: protein phosphatase 2A subunit A2 (TAIR:AT3G25800.1).), with translation MSMVDEPLYPIAVLIDELKNDDIQRRLNSIKRLSIIARALGEERTRKELIPFLSENNDDDDEVLLAMAEELGGFILYVGGVEYAYVLLPPLETLSTVEETCVREKAVDSLCRIGAQMRESDLVEHFTPLAKRLSAGEWFTARVSACGIFHIAYPSAPDVLKTELRSIYGQLCQDDMPMVRRAAATNLGKFAATIESAHLKTDIMSMFEDLTQDDQDSVRLLAVEGCAALGKLLEPQDCVAHILPVIVNFSQDKSWRVRYMVANQLYELCEAVGPEPTRTDLVPAYARLLCDNEAEVRIAAAGKVTKFCRILNPELAIQHILPCVKELSSDSSQHVRSALASVIMGMAPVLGKDATIEHLLPIFLSLLKDEFPDVRLNIISKLDQVNQVIGIDLLSQSLLPAIVELAEDRHWRVRLAIIEYIPLLASQLGVGFFDEKLGALCMQWLQDKVHSIREAAANNLKRLAEEFGPEWAMQHIVPQVLEMINNPHYLYRMTILRAVSLLAPVMGSEITCSKLLPAVITASKDRVPNIKFNVAKMMQSLIPIVDQAVVENMIRPCLVELSEDPDVDVRYFANQALQSIDNVMMSS, from the exons ATGTCTATGGTTGATGAGCCTTTATACCCGATTGCTGTGCTTATCGACGAGCTAAAAAACGATGATATTCAGCGTAGATTGAACTCTATTAAACGGCTTTCTATCATTGCTCGTGCTCTTGGAGAGGAGAGGACAAGAAAAGAGTTGATTCCATTTCTTAGTGAGAACAATGACGATGACGATGAGGTGCTTTTGGCTATGGCGGAAGAGTTGGGGGGTTTTATTCTGTATGTAGGAGGGGTTGAGTATGCATATGTTCTGCTTCCACCTTTGGAGACTCTATCCACTGTTGAGGAAACTTGCGTGAGGGAGAAAGCTGTGGATTCACTTTGTAGAATTGGTGCTCAGATGAGGGAGAGTGACTTGGTTGAGCATTTCACTCCTCTGGCTAAG CGACTTTCAGCTGGTGAATGGTTCACAGCCAGAGTATCAGCATGTGGGATTTTCCATATTGCATACCCAAGTGCCCCAGATGTGCTAAAGACGGAGCTAAGATCAATATATGGTCAGCTTTGTCAAGATGACATGCCAATGGTGCGCAGAGCTGCAGCAACTAATTTGGGGAAGTTTGCTGCTACAATTGAATCAGCTCATTTGAAGACAGACATTATGTCCATGTTTGAGGATCTTACGCAAGATG ATCAAGATTCGGTTAGATTATTGGCTGTTGAGGGTTGTGCTGCTCTTGGGAAATTGTTGGAGCCCCAGGACTGTGTTGCACACATTCTTCCTGTGATTGTCAATTTCTCGCAG GATAAGTCCTGGCGTGTGCGTTATATGGTTGCAAATCAGCTCTATGAACTTTGTGAAGCTGTAGGACCGGAGCCAACTAG GACGGATCTGGTGCCTGCATATGCTCGTCTACTTTGTGATAATGAGGCAGAAGTTCGGATAGCAGCTGCTGGAAAAGTTACCAAGTTTTGTCGCATTTTAAACCCTGAACTCGCTATCCAGCACATTCTTCCCTGTGTAAAG GAATTATCATCAGACTCTTCTCAGCACGTCAGATCTGCATTGGCATCAGTTATAATGGGAATGGCTCCAGTCTTGGGTAAG GATGCAACAATTGAGCATCTTCTTccaatctttctttctctattgaAAGACGAATTTCCTGATGTACGCTTAAACATTATCAGCAAACTTGACCAAGTGAACCAG GTTATTGGGATTGATCTACTATCACAATCGTTACTGCCAGCCATTGTAGAACTTGCTGAAGACAGGCACTGGAGAGTACGTCTGGCTATAATCGAGTATATTCCCTTGTTGGCCAGTCAATTAGGTGTAGGCTTCTTTGATGAGAAGCTTGGTGCTCTTTGCATGCAATGGTTACAAGACAAG GTTCACTCAATCCGTGAAGCTGCTGCAAACAATCTGAAGCGTCTTGCTGAAGAGTTTGGTCCTGAATGGGCAATGCAGCATATAGTTCCTCAG GTTCTAGAGATGATTAACAACCCACACTATCTATATCGGATGACGATTCTTCGTGCAGTATCGCTTCTCGCTCCAGTAATGGGATCCGAGATCACATGTTCCAAACTCTTACCTGCGGTAATAACTGCATCTAAAGACAG AGTTCCAAACATCAAATTTAACGTGGCCAAAATGATGCAATCTCTCATTCCGATAGTCGACCAAGCG GTTGTGGAGAACATGATACGGCCATGCTTGGTGGAGCTAAGTGAAGACCCAGATGTTGATGTTCGGTATTTCGCAAATCAAGCTCTCCAATCTATTGACAATGTGATGATGTCTAGCtaa
- the PP2AA3 gene encoding protein phosphatase 2A subunit A3: MPMVRRAAATNLGKFAATIESAHLKTDIMSMFEDLTQDDQDSVRLLAVEGCAALGKLLEPQDCVAHILPVIVNFSQDKSWRVRYMVANQLYELCEAVGPEPTRTDLVPAYARLLCDNEAEVRIAAAGKVTKFCRILNPELAIQHILPCVKELSSDSSQHVRSALASVIMGMAPVLGKDATIEHLLPIFLSLLKDEFPDVRLNIISKLDQVNQVIGIDLLSQSLLPAIVELAEDRHWRVRLAIIEYIPLLASQLGVGFFDEKLGALCMQWLQDKVHSIREAAANNLKRLAEEFGPEWAMQHIVPQVLEMINNPHYLYRMTILRAVSLLAPVMGSEITCSKLLPAVITASKDRVPNIKFNVAKMMQSLIPIVDQAVVENMIRPCLVELSEDPDVDVRYFANQALQSIDNVMMSS; the protein is encoded by the exons ATGCCAATGGTGCGCAGAGCTGCAGCAACTAATTTGGGGAAGTTTGCTGCTACAATTGAATCAGCTCATTTGAAGACAGACATTATGTCCATGTTTGAGGATCTTACGCAAGATG ATCAAGATTCGGTTAGATTATTGGCTGTTGAGGGTTGTGCTGCTCTTGGGAAATTGTTGGAGCCCCAGGACTGTGTTGCACACATTCTTCCTGTGATTGTCAATTTCTCGCAG GATAAGTCCTGGCGTGTGCGTTATATGGTTGCAAATCAGCTCTATGAACTTTGTGAAGCTGTAGGACCGGAGCCAACTAG GACGGATCTGGTGCCTGCATATGCTCGTCTACTTTGTGATAATGAGGCAGAAGTTCGGATAGCAGCTGCTGGAAAAGTTACCAAGTTTTGTCGCATTTTAAACCCTGAACTCGCTATCCAGCACATTCTTCCCTGTGTAAAG GAATTATCATCAGACTCTTCTCAGCACGTCAGATCTGCATTGGCATCAGTTATAATGGGAATGGCTCCAGTCTTGGGTAAG GATGCAACAATTGAGCATCTTCTTccaatctttctttctctattgaAAGACGAATTTCCTGATGTACGCTTAAACATTATCAGCAAACTTGACCAAGTGAACCAG GTTATTGGGATTGATCTACTATCACAATCGTTACTGCCAGCCATTGTAGAACTTGCTGAAGACAGGCACTGGAGAGTACGTCTGGCTATAATCGAGTATATTCCCTTGTTGGCCAGTCAATTAGGTGTAGGCTTCTTTGATGAGAAGCTTGGTGCTCTTTGCATGCAATGGTTACAAGACAAG GTTCACTCAATCCGTGAAGCTGCTGCAAACAATCTGAAGCGTCTTGCTGAAGAGTTTGGTCCTGAATGGGCAATGCAGCATATAGTTCCTCAG GTTCTAGAGATGATTAACAACCCACACTATCTATATCGGATGACGATTCTTCGTGCAGTATCGCTTCTCGCTCCAGTAATGGGATCCGAGATCACATGTTCCAAACTCTTACCTGCGGTAATAACTGCATCTAAAGACAG AGTTCCAAACATCAAATTTAACGTGGCCAAAATGATGCAATCTCTCATTCCGATAGTCGACCAAGCG GTTGTGGAGAACATGATACGGCCATGCTTGGTGGAGCTAAGTGAAGACCCAGATGTTGATGTTCGGTATTTCGCAAATCAAGCTCTCCAATCTATTGACAATGTGATGATGTCTAGCtaa
- the PP2AA3 gene encoding protein phosphatase 2A subunit A3 (protein phosphatase 2A subunit A3 (PP2AA3); FUNCTIONS IN: binding, protein phosphatase type 2A regulator activity; INVOLVED IN: regulation of phosphorylation; LOCATED IN: cell wall, plasma membrane, protein phosphatase type 2A complex; EXPRESSED IN: 25 plant structures; EXPRESSED DURING: 15 growth stages; CONTAINS InterPro DOMAIN/s: HEAT (InterPro:IPR000357), Armadillo-like helical (InterPro:IPR011989), HEAT, type 2 (InterPro:IPR021133), Armadillo-type fold (InterPro:IPR016024); BEST Arabidopsis thaliana protein match is: protein phosphatase 2A subunit A2 (TAIR:AT3G25800.2); Has 35333 Blast hits to 34131 proteins in 2444 species: Archae - 798; Bacteria - 22429; Metazoa - 974; Fungi - 991; Plants - 531; Viruses - 0; Other Eukaryotes - 9610 (source: NCBI BLink).), translated as MSMVDEPLYPIAVLIDELKNDDIQRRLNSIKRLSIIARALGEERTRKELIPFLSENNDDDDEVLLAMAEELGGFILYVGGVEYAYVLLPPLETLSTVEETCVREKAVDSLCRIGAQMRESDLVEHFTPLAKRLSAGEWFTARVSACGIFHIAYPSAPDVLKTELRSIYGQLCQDDMPMVRRAAATNLGKFAATIESAHLKTDIMSMFEDLTQDDQDSVRLLAVEGCAALGKLLEPQDCVAHILPVIVNFSQDKSWRVRYMVANQLYELCEAVGPEPTRTDLVPAYARLLCDNEAEVRIAAAGKVTKFCRILNPELAIQHILPCVKELSSDSSQHVRSALASVIMGMAPVLGKDATIEHLLPIFLSLLKDEFPDVRLNIISKLDQVNQVIGIDLLSQSLLPAIVELAEDRHWRVRLAIIEYIPLLASQLGVGFFDEKLGALCMQWLQDKVHSIREAAANNLKRLAEEFGPEWAMQHIVPQVLEMINNPHYLYRMTILRAVSLLAPVMGSEITCSKLLPAVITASKDRQFQTSNLTWPK; from the exons ATGTCTATGGTTGATGAGCCTTTATACCCGATTGCTGTGCTTATCGACGAGCTAAAAAACGATGATATTCAGCGTAGATTGAACTCTATTAAACGGCTTTCTATCATTGCTCGTGCTCTTGGAGAGGAGAGGACAAGAAAAGAGTTGATTCCATTTCTTAGTGAGAACAATGACGATGACGATGAGGTGCTTTTGGCTATGGCGGAAGAGTTGGGGGGTTTTATTCTGTATGTAGGAGGGGTTGAGTATGCATATGTTCTGCTTCCACCTTTGGAGACTCTATCCACTGTTGAGGAAACTTGCGTGAGGGAGAAAGCTGTGGATTCACTTTGTAGAATTGGTGCTCAGATGAGGGAGAGTGACTTGGTTGAGCATTTCACTCCTCTGGCTAAG CGACTTTCAGCTGGTGAATGGTTCACAGCCAGAGTATCAGCATGTGGGATTTTCCATATTGCATACCCAAGTGCCCCAGATGTGCTAAAGACGGAGCTAAGATCAATATATGGTCAGCTTTGTCAAGATGACATGCCAATGGTGCGCAGAGCTGCAGCAACTAATTTGGGGAAGTTTGCTGCTACAATTGAATCAGCTCATTTGAAGACAGACATTATGTCCATGTTTGAGGATCTTACGCAAGATG ATCAAGATTCGGTTAGATTATTGGCTGTTGAGGGTTGTGCTGCTCTTGGGAAATTGTTGGAGCCCCAGGACTGTGTTGCACACATTCTTCCTGTGATTGTCAATTTCTCGCAG GATAAGTCCTGGCGTGTGCGTTATATGGTTGCAAATCAGCTCTATGAACTTTGTGAAGCTGTAGGACCGGAGCCAACTAG GACGGATCTGGTGCCTGCATATGCTCGTCTACTTTGTGATAATGAGGCAGAAGTTCGGATAGCAGCTGCTGGAAAAGTTACCAAGTTTTGTCGCATTTTAAACCCTGAACTCGCTATCCAGCACATTCTTCCCTGTGTAAAG GAATTATCATCAGACTCTTCTCAGCACGTCAGATCTGCATTGGCATCAGTTATAATGGGAATGGCTCCAGTCTTGGGTAAG GATGCAACAATTGAGCATCTTCTTccaatctttctttctctattgaAAGACGAATTTCCTGATGTACGCTTAAACATTATCAGCAAACTTGACCAAGTGAACCAG GTTATTGGGATTGATCTACTATCACAATCGTTACTGCCAGCCATTGTAGAACTTGCTGAAGACAGGCACTGGAGAGTACGTCTGGCTATAATCGAGTATATTCCCTTGTTGGCCAGTCAATTAGGTGTAGGCTTCTTTGATGAGAAGCTTGGTGCTCTTTGCATGCAATGGTTACAAGACAAG GTTCACTCAATCCGTGAAGCTGCTGCAAACAATCTGAAGCGTCTTGCTGAAGAGTTTGGTCCTGAATGGGCAATGCAGCATATAGTTCCTCAG GTTCTAGAGATGATTAACAACCCACACTATCTATATCGGATGACGATTCTTCGTGCAGTATCGCTTCTCGCTCCAGTAATGGGATCCGAGATCACATGTTCCAAACTCTTACCTGCGGTAATAACTGCATCTAAAGACAGGCAA TTCCAAACATCAAATTTAACGTGGCCAAAATGA
- the AHP2 gene encoding Tat-binding protein 1(Tbp-1)-interacting protein (TBPIP) (Arabidopsis Hop2 homolog (AHP2); CONTAINS InterPro DOMAIN/s: Tat binding protein 1-interacting (InterPro:IPR010776); Has 3022 Blast hits to 2708 proteins in 418 species: Archae - 82; Bacteria - 427; Metazoa - 1139; Fungi - 246; Plants - 98; Viruses - 21; Other Eukaryotes - 1009 (source: NCBI BLink).) translates to MAPKSDNTEAIVLNFVNEQNKPLNTQNAADALQKFNLKKTAVQKALDSLADAGKITFKEYGKQKIYIARQDQFEIPNSEELAQMKEDNAKLQEQLQEKKKTISDVESEIKSLQSNLTLEEIQEKDAKLRKEVKEMEEKLVKLREGITLVRPEDKKAVEDMYADKINQWRKRKRMFRDIWDTVTENSPKDVKELKEELGIEYDEDVGLSFQAYADLIQHGKKRPRGQ, encoded by the exons ATGGCTCCTAAATCGGATAACACCGAAG CTATCGTACTCAACTTTGTCAATGAG CAAAACAAACCTCTAAACACTCAAAATGCAGCTGATGCTCTACAAAAGTTTAACCTTAAGAAGACTGCGGTGCAAAAGGCACTTGATAGTCTTGCTGATGCTGGAAAAATCACGTTTAAAGAGTATGGTAAGCAGAAGATATACATTGCTAGACAAGACCAGTTTGAGATTCCAAACTCTGAAGAACTTGCTCAAATGAAAGAAGACAATGCCAAACTTCAAGAACAGcttcaagagaagaagaaaactatcAGTGATGTGGAATCAG AAATCAAGAGTTTGCAGTCAAACTTGACACTAGAAGAGATACAAGAGAAAGATGCCAAACTAAGGAAAGAg GTTAAGGAAATGGAAGAGAAACTGGTCAAACTACGTGAAGGGATTACATTGGTGAGGCCAGAAGACAAAAAGGCTGTTGAAGATATGTATGCGGATAAGATTAATCAGTGGCGCAAGCGTAAGAGGATGTTCAGAGACATTTGGGATACTGTAACAGAGAATTCTCCCAAAGATGTGAAGGAACTAAAG GAGGAGCTTGGAATTGAATACGATGAAGATGTCGGTCTAAGTTTCCAGGCATATGCTGACCTAATTCAACATGGTAAAAAGAGGCCTCGAGGACAGTAA
- a CDS encoding Regulator of Vps4 activity in the MVB pathway protein (Regulator of Vps4 activity in the MVB pathway protein; CONTAINS InterPro DOMAIN/s: Protein of unknown function DUF292, eukaryotic (InterPro:IPR005061); BEST Arabidopsis thaliana protein match is: Regulator of Vps4 activity in the MVB pathway protein (TAIR:AT1G34220.2); Has 628 Blast hits to 628 proteins in 152 species: Archae - 0; Bacteria - 0; Metazoa - 164; Fungi - 130; Plants - 284; Viruses - 0; Other Eukaryotes - 50 (source: NCBI BLink).): MGKKLDALLGRSFKTNKFKSLITLALTRLSILKNQRQARLSQAISDVTELLKLGQHEHAYHRVDQVVKDQNTLDVLFFIHGYFTLCLDRIHLFEHNRDCPEELLEAVSGLLFAASRIGEFPELQEIRNVLISRFGKDLAARSIELRSNCGVDPKIIQKLSTRPPPKEVRMKALKEIAAENNIVLKLDQASTSTEGTTNMQGTSDVSKTKLTSKDGRGEGYGLSDSVKRGKKKYKDVADAAQAAFESAAHAAEAAQAAVELSQFSPRGHDSPGNIGGENSFHGSENKESEQEQEGNDDSSEGEGDVMSESKRSMSDSEDIIDVPVMSFREDPVKLLEKDTIIYDSEEETQPSVETITISKSKDEQNRMVGSNRADTRHVDHMVRSIEDPIMRKAGLKGPVSVRTRQVRGY, encoded by the exons ATGGGGAAGAAGCTTGACGCTTTGCTTGGTCGCAGTTTCAAGACCAACAAGTTCAAGTCTCTTATCACCTTAGCTCTCACAAGGCTCTCTATTCTCAAGAACCAGCGTCAAGCCAGACTCTCTCAAGCCATCTCTGATGTCACCGAGCTTCTTAAGCTCGGCCAACATGAGCACGCTTACCATAGAGTCGATCAAGTCGTCAAAGACCAAAACACTCTCGAcgttctcttcttcatccatggCTACTTCACTCTCTGTCTCGATCGTATTCACCTCTTTGAACACAACAGAGATTGTCCTGAAGAGCTTCTAGAAGCTGTTTCGGGTTTGCTATTTGCAGCTTCTAGAATCGGTGAATTCCCTGAGCTTCAAGAGATTCGTAATGTTTTGATTTCGCGTTTTGGCAAAGATCTCGCGGCTCGGTCTATTGAGTTGCGCAGTAATTGTGGGGTTGATCCCAAA ATAATTCAGAAGTTGTCGACAAGACCTCCACCGAAAGAAGTTAGAATGAAGGCTTTGAAGGAGATTGCTGCAGAGAATAACATTGTTCTGAAACTAGACCAAGCTTCTACGTCCACTGAG GGAACAACAAATATGCAGGGAACATCAGATGTTAGTAAGACTAAGCTAACAAGTAAAGATGGCAGAGGAGAAGGTTATGGTTTATCTGATTCGGTCaagagaggaaagaagaagtacAAAGATGTGGCTGATGCTGCACAAGCAGCGTTTGAGTCAGCAGCTCATGCAGCAGAGGCTGCACAAGCGGCTGTGGAGCTTTCTCAGTTTTCTCCTCGTGGACATGACAGTCCGGGTAACATTGGTGGGGAAAATTCATTTCATGGTTCTGAAAACAAAGAGtcagaacaagaacaagaaggtAATGATGATTCTTCAGAAGGGGAAGGGGATGTGATGTCAGAATCTAAAAGGTCGATGTCAGATTCAGAAGATATTATTGATGTCCCAGTGATGTCATTCAGAGAAGACCCTGTGAAGCTATTGGAGAAGGATACTATTATCTACgatagtgaagaagaaacccaACCTAGTGTTGAGACTATTACTATTAGTAAGTCTAAAGATGAGCAAAATCGTATGGTTGGTTCGAATAGAGCGGATACAAGACATGTGGACCACATGGTTCGTTCAATTGAAGATCCTATTATGCGTAAAGCAGGTTTGAAGGGTCCAGTTTCAGTCAGGACAAGACAGGTTCGTGGATACTAA